Proteins encoded within one genomic window of Amycolatopsis nigrescens CSC17Ta-90:
- a CDS encoding ABC transporter permease: MSTTVTTPRAPRNTRTTAAVAALPGTLALGLARGRIELTEFFRHREQVIFTFALPTFLMVLLGSMFKDSYQGTGVTASQVLAAGMIGAGIISTSFNTMGIGVAADREDGTLKRLRGTPMPVGSYFIGKIVLVAVASLAEALLMLTAATLLFDLTLPATAAKWLTFGWVFALGIIACSLLGIAASSLARSVNGASAVMNLIYLGLQFVSGVFVTPITSLPGVMVDVASFFPVKWICQGFRSVFLPDSMVVYEMAGQWELGKVALVLGGWCVAGLVLCRLSFRWTDRDR, from the coding sequence ATGAGCACCACGGTGACCACCCCGCGAGCACCGAGGAACACGCGGACCACGGCGGCCGTGGCGGCACTGCCCGGCACGCTCGCGCTCGGCCTCGCCCGCGGCCGGATCGAGCTGACCGAGTTCTTCCGGCACCGGGAACAGGTGATCTTCACCTTCGCCCTGCCGACCTTCCTGATGGTGCTGCTCGGCTCGATGTTCAAGGACTCCTACCAAGGCACCGGCGTCACCGCCAGCCAGGTGCTGGCGGCCGGCATGATCGGCGCCGGCATCATCTCCACCTCGTTCAACACGATGGGCATCGGCGTCGCCGCCGACCGGGAGGACGGGACGCTGAAGCGGCTGCGCGGCACGCCGATGCCGGTCGGCTCCTACTTCATCGGCAAGATCGTGCTGGTGGCGGTGGCCAGCCTGGCCGAAGCGCTGCTGATGCTCACCGCCGCGACGCTGCTGTTCGACCTCACCCTGCCCGCGACGGCGGCGAAATGGCTGACCTTCGGCTGGGTGTTCGCGCTCGGCATCATCGCCTGCTCGCTGCTCGGCATCGCGGCCAGTTCGCTGGCCAGGTCGGTGAACGGCGCGTCCGCGGTGATGAACCTGATCTACCTCGGGCTGCAGTTCGTCTCCGGCGTGTTCGTCACGCCGATCACCAGCCTGCCGGGGGTGATGGTCGACGTGGCATCGTTCTTCCCGGTGAAGTGGATCTGCCAGGGCTTCCGCTCGGTGTTCCTGCCGGATTCGATGGTGGTCTACGAGATGGCGGGGCAATGGGAGCTCGGGAAGGTCGCACTAGTGCTCGGCGGCTGGTGCGTGGCCGGGCTGGTGCTGTGCCGGCTGAGCTTCCGCTGGACCGACCGGGATCGGTGA
- a CDS encoding ATP-binding cassette domain-containing protein: MNAIEVRGLRKEYPGQLAVAGIDLEIHRGEVFSLLGPNGAGKTTTVEILEGHRRRTAGEVTVLGEDPGTAGRAWRSKLGIVLQTAQDAAGLTVAETVRHFARYYPNPRDPEQVLEQVGLAEKAKAKVRSLSGGQRRRVDVALGIIGRPELIFLDEPTTGFDPKARRQFWDLIRALAAEGSTILLTTHYLDEAEALADRVAVIARGRIVAEDTPANLGGRAGARATVRWTDASGPREVRTQTPTRVINELSAGGSELAELTVTRPSLEDTYLELIGAQR, encoded by the coding sequence ATGAACGCGATCGAAGTGCGCGGCCTGCGCAAGGAGTACCCCGGCCAGCTCGCGGTGGCCGGCATCGACCTGGAGATTCACCGCGGTGAGGTGTTCTCGCTGCTCGGGCCGAACGGGGCCGGCAAGACCACCACGGTGGAGATCCTGGAGGGACACCGACGGCGCACCGCCGGCGAGGTCACCGTGCTCGGCGAGGATCCCGGCACGGCCGGGCGCGCCTGGCGCTCGAAGCTGGGCATCGTGCTGCAGACCGCGCAGGACGCGGCCGGGCTCACGGTGGCCGAGACCGTCCGGCATTTCGCCCGCTACTACCCGAACCCGCGCGACCCGGAGCAGGTGCTCGAACAGGTCGGGCTAGCCGAGAAGGCCAAGGCCAAGGTGCGCTCGCTCTCCGGCGGCCAGCGTCGCCGGGTGGACGTGGCGCTGGGCATCATCGGCAGGCCGGAGCTGATCTTCCTGGACGAGCCGACCACCGGCTTCGACCCGAAGGCACGACGGCAGTTCTGGGACCTGATCCGCGCGCTCGCCGCGGAGGGCAGCACGATCCTGCTGACCACGCACTACCTGGACGAGGCCGAGGCGCTGGCCGACCGGGTGGCGGTGATCGCCCGCGGCCGGATCGTCGCCGAAGACACCCCTGCCAACCTCGGCGGCCGGGCCGGCGCGCGGGCGACCGTGCGCTGGACCGACGCGAGCGGACCGCGGGAGGTACGCACGCAGACCCCGACCCGGGTGATCAACGAGCTCTCTGCTGGGGGTAGCGAGCTCGCCGAACTGACCGTCACCCGGCCGAGCCTGGAGGACACCTACCTCGAACTGATCGGAGCACAGCGATGA
- a CDS encoding SDR family oxidoreductase codes for MSHTWVTASDGVRLSVRATGPEDAPVLIAVHGYPDNSSMWDGVVAEFGDRYRVVVYDVRGAGESDKPRGRRAYRLDQLERDLAAVAEHVAPGGRFHLLAHDWGSIQAWQAVTGDLLRGRIASYTSISGPSLDHAGAWFRAQLRPSPRALRHALGQFLHSGYIAYFQLPLIPELVWRLGLMGRLMRVLEPSAGSPVASDGVHGLNLYRANIFSRMVRPAPRQADIPVQVLAPTGDSFVGTPMQTEIERWVPQLRVRKVVGSHWITRSKPELIARAAGELIDHVEGGEEPRSLRRARVNDTKRGHFADQLVVVTGAGSGIGRATALAFAEQGADLVLTDINKDAASETVKLVRAKGSAATEYKVDSSDGDAVAEFAKQVRAEHGVPDIVVNNAGIGMSGPFLDTSQADWEKVIDVNLWGVIHGCRAFAEQLVERGEGGHIVNLASAAAYLPSRTLPAYATTKSAVLMLTECLRAELAAHGIGVTAICPGIVHTNITSTTRFVGVDQVEQRRRQKSATKLYGKRNFGPEKVAADILRAVQKNTALAPSTPEAKAALVASRLTPGLLRAAAKRDVTP; via the coding sequence ATGTCTCATACGTGGGTGACGGCCAGCGACGGTGTGCGCCTCTCGGTGCGGGCGACCGGCCCGGAAGACGCGCCGGTGCTGATAGCCGTGCACGGCTATCCGGACAACTCCTCGATGTGGGACGGGGTGGTGGCCGAGTTCGGCGACCGCTACCGCGTGGTCGTCTACGACGTTCGGGGAGCGGGCGAATCGGACAAGCCGCGCGGCCGTCGCGCCTACCGGCTGGACCAGCTGGAGCGCGACCTCGCTGCGGTGGCGGAACACGTCGCGCCCGGCGGCCGGTTCCACCTGCTGGCGCACGACTGGGGCTCGATCCAGGCATGGCAGGCGGTCACCGGTGACCTGCTGCGCGGTCGGATCGCCTCGTACACCTCGATTTCCGGGCCGAGCCTTGATCACGCCGGCGCCTGGTTCCGCGCCCAGCTGCGGCCGAGCCCGCGCGCGTTGCGGCACGCGCTCGGCCAGTTCCTGCACTCCGGCTACATCGCCTACTTCCAGCTCCCGCTGATCCCGGAACTGGTCTGGCGGCTCGGCCTGATGGGCAGGCTGATGCGGGTGCTGGAGCCGTCCGCGGGCAGCCCGGTCGCTTCGGACGGCGTGCACGGGCTCAATCTCTACCGCGCGAACATTTTCTCCCGGATGGTGCGGCCGGCGCCGCGGCAGGCGGACATTCCGGTGCAGGTGCTCGCGCCCACCGGCGATTCGTTCGTCGGCACCCCGATGCAGACCGAAATCGAGCGCTGGGTACCGCAGCTGCGGGTGCGCAAGGTGGTCGGCAGCCACTGGATCACCAGGAGCAAACCCGAGCTGATCGCCCGCGCCGCTGGTGAGCTGATCGACCACGTCGAGGGCGGCGAAGAGCCGCGAAGCCTGCGACGGGCCAGGGTGAACGACACGAAGCGCGGGCACTTCGCGGACCAGTTGGTGGTGGTGACCGGGGCCGGCAGCGGGATCGGGCGCGCCACCGCGCTGGCCTTCGCCGAGCAGGGCGCCGACCTGGTGCTCACCGACATCAACAAGGACGCGGCGAGCGAGACCGTGAAACTGGTCCGCGCCAAGGGCTCCGCGGCCACTGAGTACAAAGTGGACTCATCGGACGGGGATGCGGTGGCGGAGTTCGCCAAGCAGGTCCGGGCCGAGCACGGGGTGCCGGACATCGTGGTGAACAACGCCGGCATCGGCATGTCCGGCCCCTTCCTGGACACCTCGCAGGCGGACTGGGAAAAGGTCATCGACGTCAACCTGTGGGGCGTGATCCACGGCTGCCGTGCCTTCGCCGAGCAGCTGGTGGAGCGCGGCGAGGGCGGGCACATCGTGAACCTCGCTTCCGCCGCCGCGTACCTGCCGTCGCGGACGCTGCCCGCTTACGCCACCACGAAGTCCGCGGTGCTGATGCTGACCGAATGCCTGCGCGCGGAACTGGCCGCGCACGGGATCGGGGTGACCGCGATCTGCCCCGGCATCGTGCACACGAACATCACCAGCACCACCAGGTTCGTCGGCGTGGACCAGGTGGAGCAGCGGCGGCGGCAGAAGTCCGCGACGAAGCTGTACGGCAAGCGGAACTTCGGCCCGGAGAAGGTGGCCGCTGACATCCTGCGGGCGGTGCAGAAGAACACCGCGCTCGCCCCGTCCACGCCGGAGGCGAAGGCGGCACTGGTCGCCTCCCGGCTGACCCCCGGCCTGCTGCGGGCGGCCGCGAAACGGGACGTCACCCCTTGA
- a CDS encoding TetR/AcrR family transcriptional regulator, whose product MTKEARREGLIAAALELFGERAPELVTVDDLIVRADISRPLFYRYFSSLHELRLAALRKVTDGLIDRLAELAEGPPLDRLRAAVRGLIEVADEYQAGYVALLRGGSVIATSDTDAVVDQVRNRSVRLILDATGVTEPSPLLLLTLRCWIAVVEGTLLSWLQERTVPRESLDGWLVDQLVAMVAATAQHDPSAAALLPTGK is encoded by the coding sequence ATGACCAAGGAGGCCAGGCGGGAGGGGCTGATCGCGGCGGCACTGGAGCTGTTCGGCGAGCGCGCGCCGGAACTGGTCACCGTGGACGACCTGATCGTCCGCGCGGACATCTCCCGGCCGTTGTTCTACCGGTACTTCTCCAGCCTGCACGAGCTGCGGCTGGCCGCGCTGCGCAAGGTCACCGACGGCCTGATCGACCGGCTGGCGGAACTGGCCGAAGGGCCGCCGCTGGACCGGCTGCGCGCCGCGGTCCGCGGCCTGATCGAGGTCGCCGACGAGTACCAGGCCGGTTATGTCGCACTGCTGCGCGGCGGTTCGGTGATCGCCACTTCGGACACGGACGCGGTGGTGGACCAGGTGCGCAACCGCTCGGTGCGGCTGATCCTGGACGCGACCGGCGTCACCGAGCCGTCGCCGCTGCTGCTGCTCACCCTGCGCTGCTGGATCGCGGTGGTCGAGGGCACCCTGCTGAGCTGGCTGCAGGAGCGCACCGTTCCGCGCGAGTCGCTGGACGGCTGGCTGGTCGATCAGCTCGTCGCCATGGTCGCCGCCACCGCCCAACACGACCCCTCCGCCGCCGCGCTACTCCCCACCGGCAAATAG
- a CDS encoding citrate synthase 2, whose protein sequence is MTTSAPASTSTVEESAEPDDGFRPGLEGVVAFRTEIAEPDRDGGALRYRGVDIEDLAGKVSFGDVWGLLVDGRFGHGLPPAEAFPIPVHTGDVRVDVQSALAMLAPIWGYQPLLDISDADARDQLARASVMALSYVAQSARGIGVPAVPQSRVDEANTITERFMVRWRGEPDPAHVKAVDAYWVSAAEHGLNASTFTARVIASTGADVAAALSGAIGAMSGPLHGGAPARVLPMIAEAERTGDAAGVVKGILDRRERLMGFGHRVYRAEDPRARVLRRTCRELGAERYEVAAALEQAALAELRERRPDRPIETNVEFWAAVILDFAKVPTHMMPAMFSSARTAGWAAHILEQKQTGRLVRPSAKYVGPGPRSPQEVEGWPTVTAL, encoded by the coding sequence ATGACTACGTCAGCGCCCGCATCCACTTCCACGGTCGAAGAGTCCGCTGAACCGGACGACGGGTTCCGGCCTGGTCTGGAAGGCGTGGTCGCCTTCCGCACCGAGATCGCCGAACCCGACCGCGACGGCGGCGCCCTCCGATATCGCGGCGTGGACATCGAGGACCTGGCCGGCAAGGTGAGTTTCGGCGACGTGTGGGGTCTGCTGGTGGACGGCCGGTTCGGGCACGGACTGCCGCCAGCAGAGGCATTCCCGATCCCGGTGCACACCGGCGACGTCCGGGTCGACGTGCAGTCCGCGCTGGCCATGCTGGCGCCGATCTGGGGTTACCAGCCGCTGCTCGACATCTCCGACGCCGATGCCCGCGACCAGCTCGCCCGCGCCTCGGTGATGGCACTGTCCTATGTCGCCCAGTCCGCGCGCGGGATCGGGGTGCCGGCCGTGCCGCAGTCCAGGGTGGACGAAGCGAACACGATCACCGAGCGGTTCATGGTGCGCTGGCGCGGCGAGCCGGACCCGGCACACGTGAAGGCCGTGGACGCGTACTGGGTCTCCGCCGCCGAGCACGGGCTGAACGCGTCCACCTTCACCGCTCGCGTGATCGCTTCCACCGGGGCCGACGTTGCCGCCGCGCTGTCCGGCGCGATCGGCGCGATGTCCGGCCCGCTGCACGGCGGCGCGCCGGCCAGGGTGCTGCCGATGATCGCCGAGGCGGAGCGCACCGGCGACGCGGCCGGGGTGGTCAAGGGCATCCTGGACCGCCGGGAGCGGCTGATGGGCTTCGGCCACCGGGTGTACCGCGCCGAGGACCCGCGCGCCAGGGTGCTCCGCCGGACCTGCCGCGAGCTCGGCGCCGAGCGGTACGAGGTGGCCGCCGCGCTGGAGCAGGCCGCGCTGGCCGAGCTGCGCGAGCGGCGGCCGGACCGGCCGATCGAGACCAATGTGGAGTTCTGGGCGGCGGTGATCCTGGACTTCGCCAAGGTGCCGACGCACATGATGCCGGCCATGTTCAGCTCCGCGCGGACCGCCGGCTGGGCCGCGCACATCCTGGAGCAGAAGCAGACCGGCCGCCTGGTGCGCCCGTCCGCGAAGTACGTCGGCCCCGGCCCGCGCAGCCCGCAGGAGGTCGAAGGCTGGCCGACCGTCACCGCACTCTGA
- a CDS encoding urease subunit gamma, whose product MHLSPQERDKLLVHVAADVARRRLERGLRLNYPEAVALITDHVLEGARDGRTVSELVASGRTVLTSAQVLDGVPGMVDSVQVEATFPDGTKLVTVHDPIV is encoded by the coding sequence ATGCATCTTTCCCCGCAAGAACGGGACAAGCTGCTCGTGCACGTGGCCGCCGACGTGGCGCGCCGGCGGCTCGAGCGGGGCCTGCGGCTGAACTATCCGGAAGCCGTTGCCCTGATCACCGACCACGTGCTGGAAGGCGCGCGGGACGGGCGCACGGTGAGCGAGCTGGTCGCCAGTGGCCGCACCGTGCTGACCAGCGCGCAGGTCCTCGACGGGGTGCCGGGGATGGTGGATTCGGTGCAGGTCGAGGCGACCTTCCCGGACGGCACGAAGCTGGTCACCGTGCATGACCCGATTGTGTGA
- a CDS encoding urease subunit beta: protein MRPGEIIPADLPVPLNPGRPRTRLRVRNTGDRPVQVGSHYHFAQVNPALDFDREAARGLRLHVPAGTSVRFEPGIEREVELVPLAGRGEVPGLRKDMP from the coding sequence ATGCGCCCAGGAGAGATCATTCCGGCGGACCTGCCGGTGCCGCTGAACCCCGGTAGGCCGCGGACCCGGCTGCGCGTGCGCAACACCGGTGACCGGCCGGTCCAGGTCGGCTCGCACTACCACTTCGCGCAGGTGAACCCCGCGCTCGACTTCGACCGGGAAGCGGCGCGCGGGCTGCGGCTGCACGTGCCGGCCGGCACGTCGGTGCGCTTCGAGCCCGGCATCGAGCGCGAGGTCGAGCTGGTGCCGCTGGCCGGTCGCGGCGAGGTACCCGGGCTGCGCAAGGACATGCCGTGA
- a CDS encoding urease subunit alpha, translated as MSEIDRARYVELFGPTVGDRIRLADTELLIEVTEDRSMGPSSGDEVLFGGGKVIRESMGQSVATRAEGAPDLVITGVVILDHWGVVKADVGVRDGRIAGIGKAGNPDTMDGVHPALVIGPSTEVLAGNGKILTAGGVDCHVHFICPQLTETALASGLTTLVGGGTGPVEGSKATTVTPGAWNLGRMLQAMDTQPVNVLLLGKGNTVRADALREQLLAGAGGFKLHEDWGSTPAAIDACLGVAEESGVQVAIHTDTLNEAGFLESTLDAIAGRSINAYHTEGAGGGHAPDIIRVVGQPNVLPSSTNPTRPHTANTLDEHLDMLIVCHHLNPSVPEDLAFAESRIRPTTIAAEDVLHDLGAISMMSSDSQAMGRIGEVIIRTWQTAHVMKQRRGALPGDGAADNLRARRYVAKYTINPAIAHGMEREIGSVEVGKLADLVLWEPKFFGVRPHVVLKGGFAALAAMGDANASIPTPQPVLARPMYGAAPAVAAASSLYFVAPEAMGSGVAEQFGITRPLAPVSNMRARTKADMVNNDALPDVRVDPDSFAVHVDGELIEPRPATELPLAQRYFLF; from the coding sequence GTGAGCGAGATCGACCGGGCGCGTTACGTGGAGCTGTTCGGCCCGACCGTCGGCGACCGGATCCGGCTGGCCGACACCGAGCTGCTGATCGAGGTCACCGAGGACCGCAGCATGGGCCCGTCGTCCGGGGACGAGGTGCTCTTCGGCGGCGGCAAGGTGATTCGCGAGTCGATGGGCCAGTCCGTGGCCACCAGGGCCGAGGGCGCGCCGGACCTGGTCATCACCGGGGTGGTGATCCTGGACCACTGGGGCGTGGTCAAGGCGGACGTCGGTGTCCGCGACGGCCGGATCGCCGGGATCGGCAAGGCGGGCAACCCGGACACCATGGACGGGGTGCATCCGGCGCTGGTGATCGGGCCGTCCACCGAGGTGCTGGCCGGCAACGGGAAGATCCTCACCGCCGGCGGGGTGGACTGCCACGTGCACTTCATCTGCCCGCAGCTGACCGAGACCGCGCTCGCGTCCGGACTGACCACTTTGGTCGGCGGCGGCACCGGACCGGTCGAGGGCAGCAAGGCCACCACGGTCACCCCCGGCGCCTGGAACCTCGGCCGGATGCTGCAGGCGATGGACACCCAGCCGGTGAACGTGCTGCTGCTGGGCAAGGGCAACACGGTTCGCGCGGACGCGCTGCGGGAGCAGCTGCTGGCCGGTGCGGGCGGTTTCAAGCTGCACGAGGACTGGGGCAGCACCCCGGCCGCGATCGACGCCTGCCTCGGGGTGGCCGAGGAGTCCGGGGTGCAGGTGGCCATCCACACCGACACCCTGAACGAGGCCGGCTTCCTTGAGTCCACTTTGGACGCCATCGCGGGCAGGTCGATCAACGCCTACCACACCGAAGGCGCCGGCGGCGGGCACGCGCCGGACATCATCAGGGTGGTCGGCCAGCCGAACGTGCTGCCGTCCTCGACCAACCCGACCCGGCCGCACACCGCGAACACCCTGGACGAGCACCTGGACATGCTCATCGTCTGCCACCACCTCAACCCGTCGGTGCCGGAGGACCTCGCCTTCGCGGAGAGCCGGATCCGGCCGACCACGATCGCCGCCGAGGACGTGCTGCACGACCTCGGCGCGATCTCCATGATGAGCTCGGACTCGCAGGCGATGGGCCGGATCGGCGAGGTGATCATCCGGACTTGGCAGACCGCGCACGTGATGAAGCAGCGGCGCGGCGCGCTGCCCGGCGACGGCGCGGCGGACAACCTGCGGGCCCGGCGCTACGTCGCGAAATACACCATCAACCCGGCCATCGCGCACGGTATGGAGCGCGAGATCGGCTCGGTGGAGGTCGGCAAGCTGGCCGATCTGGTGCTCTGGGAGCCGAAGTTCTTCGGAGTGCGCCCGCACGTGGTGCTCAAGGGCGGATTCGCCGCCTTGGCCGCGATGGGCGACGCGAATGCGTCCATCCCCACCCCGCAGCCGGTGCTGGCCAGGCCGATGTACGGCGCCGCGCCCGCCGTCGCGGCGGCGAGCAGCCTGTACTTCGTCGCGCCCGAAGCGATGGGCTCCGGGGTGGCCGAGCAGTTCGGCATCACCCGCCCGCTGGCGCCGGTGTCGAACATGCGCGCCAGGACAAAGGCCGACATGGTGAACAACGACGCGTTGCCGGATGTGCGGGTGGATCCGGACAGTTTCGCGGTGCACGTGGACGGTGAGCTGATCGAGCCGCGGCCCGCCACCGAGCTACCGCTGGCCCAGCGGTACTTCCTGTTCTGA
- a CDS encoding urease accessory protein UreF, which yields MDVYAILLADSRFPGGGHVHSGGLEEAVARGLVAEVRDLPGFLAGRLRTAGELAAVFAAAAAHAGARKVHSGHWRLLDVELDARTPSAAQRDASRAQGRGTARAGRVAWPSPVLDGLLRVTPRPHHPVVLGALTGIAGGSPAEAALAVAYLAVSGPASAAVRLLGLDPFAVNAVVAGFADELRAVAGRAAAAAGDEPATLPAPGAPALDLLAEAQVRHHKEEVRLFAS from the coding sequence ATGGATGTGTACGCGATCCTGCTTGCCGATTCCCGCTTTCCCGGCGGCGGGCATGTGCACTCCGGCGGCCTGGAGGAAGCGGTGGCGCGCGGGCTGGTGGCCGAAGTGCGCGACCTGCCCGGGTTCCTGGCCGGGCGGCTGCGCACCGCGGGCGAGCTGGCCGCGGTGTTCGCCGCCGCGGCCGCGCACGCCGGGGCCAGAAAAGTCCATAGTGGACATTGGCGGTTGCTGGACGTCGAGCTGGACGCCCGCACGCCATCGGCCGCGCAGCGGGACGCGTCCCGCGCGCAGGGCCGCGGCACCGCGCGGGCGGGCCGGGTCGCCTGGCCGTCGCCGGTGCTGGACGGCCTGCTGCGCGTCACCCCGCGCCCGCATCATCCGGTCGTCCTCGGCGCGCTGACCGGGATCGCGGGCGGGTCACCGGCGGAGGCGGCGCTGGCGGTCGCTTATCTCGCGGTGAGCGGGCCCGCCAGCGCGGCGGTGCGACTGCTCGGGCTCGACCCGTTCGCGGTGAACGCGGTGGTCGCCGGTTTCGCGGACGAGCTGCGCGCGGTCGCCGGACGGGCCGCGGCGGCGGCCGGCGACGAACCGGCCACCCTGCCCGCGCCGGGTGCGCCGGCGCTGGACCTGCTTGCCGAAGCGCAGGTACGTCATCACAAGGAAGAGGTGCGTCTCTTTGCCAGCTGA
- the ureG gene encoding urease accessory protein UreG, with protein MPAEHGHGHGHVHPVNFDPTVAEPDHYDAAPSHGRAYRIGIGGPVGSGKTALVAALCRALGDELNLAVVTNDIYTTEDADFLRKAGVLDSDRIEAVQTGACPHTAIRDDITANLDASERLEERFPGLDLVIIESGGDNLTAVFSRGLADSQIFVVDVAGGDKVPRKGGPGVTTADLLVINKIDIAHLVGADMAVMTSDAHRMRGELPVITQSLVDTPDAPAVADWVRSLVPVTAG; from the coding sequence TTGCCAGCTGAGCACGGACACGGGCACGGACACGTGCATCCGGTCAACTTCGATCCCACGGTGGCCGAACCGGACCACTACGACGCCGCGCCGTCGCACGGCCGCGCCTACCGGATCGGCATCGGTGGGCCGGTGGGCAGCGGGAAGACCGCGCTGGTCGCCGCGCTCTGCCGCGCGCTGGGCGACGAGCTGAACCTGGCCGTGGTCACCAACGACATCTACACCACCGAGGACGCGGACTTCCTGCGCAAGGCCGGGGTGCTGGACAGCGACCGGATCGAGGCGGTGCAGACCGGTGCTTGCCCGCACACCGCGATCCGCGACGACATCACCGCGAACCTGGACGCGTCCGAGCGGCTGGAGGAGCGGTTCCCCGGCCTGGACCTGGTGATCATCGAGAGCGGCGGGGACAACCTGACCGCGGTGTTCAGCCGGGGCCTGGCGGACAGCCAGATCTTCGTGGTGGACGTGGCCGGCGGGGACAAGGTGCCGCGCAAGGGCGGGCCAGGGGTGACCACCGCGGACCTGCTGGTGATCAACAAGATCGATATCGCGCATCTGGTCGGTGCGGACATGGCGGTGATGACCTCGGACGCGCACCGGATGCGCGGCGAGCTGCCGGTGATCACGCAGTCCCTTGTGGACACTCCGGACGCGCCGGCGGTGG